Proteins encoded by one window of Chondromyces crocatus:
- a CDS encoding pentapeptide repeat-containing protein yields MTRDELLQLLKDGEPVQKAYLAEADLAGLDLGGATMEGVSFRGADLRGARLKESLFSDCDFSGAKLDGANLHHATFHQCDLSGVRLTQANLTLAKLVESNATEADFRGATTAVLSLVDCDAEGANFAETFLDRTNFVKTRLQRVNLRKAQLLRTNVLETDLRTVDFEGATLDKAVFHKVTLAGRSLVGLDLRMTQLMEADLSGCDLSGCLLDNSNFKGSELSGARFDGASAKSVLFVEARMHKTSLKGADLTQSILVDAQPIGANFAGAKLYQTTWHRAQCVGALFADSDLTYADFSWAQLGGADFRGATLFRTRFHQTKEDGTLFTHRTLALGDDEELAKAENFRSPH; encoded by the coding sequence GTGACGCGCGACGAACTCTTGCAGCTCCTCAAGGACGGCGAGCCCGTTCAGAAAGCCTATCTGGCCGAGGCAGACCTCGCCGGGCTCGATCTCGGCGGCGCCACCATGGAAGGGGTGAGCTTCCGAGGCGCCGATCTTCGCGGGGCGAGGCTCAAGGAGTCGTTGTTTTCCGACTGCGATTTCTCCGGGGCGAAGCTCGACGGCGCCAACCTGCATCACGCCACCTTCCACCAGTGTGACCTGTCGGGGGTGCGCCTGACGCAGGCGAACCTGACGCTCGCCAAGCTCGTGGAGTCCAACGCGACCGAAGCGGATTTCCGCGGCGCCACCACGGCCGTGCTGTCACTCGTCGACTGCGACGCCGAGGGAGCGAACTTCGCGGAGACGTTCCTCGACCGGACGAACTTCGTGAAGACGCGGCTCCAGCGGGTGAACTTGCGCAAGGCGCAACTCCTGCGCACCAACGTGCTCGAAACGGACCTGCGCACGGTCGACTTCGAGGGAGCGACGCTCGACAAAGCGGTCTTCCACAAGGTGACGCTCGCCGGCCGCTCGCTCGTGGGGCTCGATCTCCGGATGACGCAGCTGATGGAGGCCGATCTCTCCGGCTGCGACCTGTCGGGCTGCTTGCTCGACAACTCCAACTTCAAGGGCTCGGAGCTGTCGGGCGCGCGGTTCGACGGCGCCTCCGCGAAGAGCGTCCTCTTCGTCGAGGCGAGGATGCACAAGACCAGCTTGAAGGGCGCCGATCTGACCCAGTCCATCCTGGTCGACGCGCAGCCCATCGGGGCGAATTTCGCCGGGGCGAAGCTCTACCAGACCACCTGGCACCGCGCGCAGTGCGTCGGCGCGCTCTTCGCCGACAGCGACCTGACCTACGCGGACTTCTCGTGGGCCCAGCTGGGAGGCGCCGACTTCCGGGGAGCGACCCTGTTCCGGACCCGCTTCCACCAGACGAAGGAAGACGGGACACTCTTCACGCACCGCACCCTGGCACTCGGCGACGACGAGGAACTGGCGAAGGCCGAGAATTTTCGATCCCCGCACTGA
- a CDS encoding DUF2169 family type VI secretion system accessory protein, translating into MKIIKPQQLGLLTRVFEDDSQPYLVLSAMAMFPMNAPRKFLHEVALWKVAMDQLGKDAVLDACMSKQRAEVLVAGKAFAAGGEPTTATSVRVQMGSVDKQLYVIGDRFWKTTGPSDAVPFTEMPVTWERAFGGEGFANNPLGRGFKPVQTEGSTQHPLPNVEDPKHLVKSTSDRPEPVGLGPIDQSWPQRMSKVGTYDREWLDTRFPGFAKDFDWEFFNVAPADQRVQGYFALDERFRIEGMHPSERAIESRLPGATARFFVIKKNEKGEEELVEAASRIDTVFLFPNVERALVVFRGMIPVTEDDGADVKHIIAAFEDPTAPRSVDHYRGVLAKRLDKRRGPIHSLLDDDLMPPWEEPPERIAEDDWNDMAALVELEGLQHATAQRKVDKELAAARAKYIELGLDPADFDKKVPPPVEQPPKDLRKVPAYLDRVELIFAQAEKESKAQEAEAMARARAQCEEMGLDFDKLLEEQKGGGGGPPKLTVDKELDHLRELRQMGQNIGADTSALDAMLADPTFEANLRRAEKQLLDGYRVGAHFFPPADLADAESSRRLREELLAAHARGESLAGRDFTGADLSGVELSGVNLTEALLERVNLSGARLRGAKLRGAVLTRANLTGADLEDADLRKANLGGADLREARLSDADLVEAVLYQADLRGAGFRGAMLDRVQLLETKLTGVDFSEVRADGVMALEVDLTGARFVGARFENGMFLKCKLEGADFTGASLPKTALVECRCDRATFTEATLESTRFALGTTFAGADFRRAKMKLTLLRGCEFTGADFTEAVADDCDFSEAVMTEARLYHLSAKRSLFMRTRLERADLRGANLMMAILQKARLHGADLRGANLFRADMAKVRGDNDTNFKDAYLVQIRVVPEKNQPRLLP; encoded by the coding sequence GTGAAGATCATCAAGCCCCAGCAGCTCGGACTGCTCACCCGGGTGTTCGAGGACGACAGCCAGCCGTACCTCGTGCTCAGCGCCATGGCGATGTTCCCCATGAACGCGCCACGCAAGTTCCTGCACGAGGTCGCCCTGTGGAAGGTGGCCATGGATCAGCTCGGCAAGGACGCCGTGCTCGACGCCTGCATGAGCAAGCAGCGCGCGGAGGTCCTCGTCGCCGGCAAGGCGTTCGCCGCGGGCGGTGAGCCCACCACCGCGACGTCCGTGCGCGTGCAGATGGGCAGCGTGGACAAGCAGCTCTACGTGATCGGCGATCGCTTCTGGAAGACCACGGGGCCGAGCGACGCGGTCCCCTTCACCGAGATGCCCGTCACGTGGGAGCGCGCCTTCGGCGGAGAAGGGTTCGCGAACAACCCCCTCGGCCGTGGGTTCAAGCCGGTGCAGACGGAGGGCAGCACGCAGCATCCGCTGCCGAACGTCGAGGATCCGAAGCACCTCGTGAAGTCCACCTCGGATCGGCCGGAGCCGGTGGGGCTCGGCCCGATCGACCAGAGCTGGCCGCAGCGCATGAGCAAGGTGGGGACGTACGATCGCGAGTGGCTCGACACGCGGTTCCCGGGGTTCGCCAAGGACTTCGACTGGGAGTTCTTCAACGTCGCGCCCGCGGATCAGCGCGTTCAGGGCTACTTCGCCCTCGACGAGCGGTTCCGGATCGAGGGGATGCACCCGTCCGAGCGGGCGATCGAGTCACGCTTGCCGGGGGCGACGGCGCGCTTCTTCGTCATCAAGAAGAACGAGAAGGGCGAGGAGGAGCTGGTCGAGGCGGCGTCGCGCATCGACACGGTGTTCCTCTTCCCGAACGTCGAGCGAGCGCTGGTGGTCTTCCGGGGGATGATCCCCGTCACCGAGGACGACGGCGCCGACGTGAAGCACATCATCGCCGCCTTCGAGGATCCCACGGCGCCGCGCAGCGTGGACCACTACCGCGGCGTGCTGGCGAAGCGGCTCGACAAGCGCCGTGGACCGATCCACAGCCTGCTCGACGACGATCTGATGCCGCCCTGGGAAGAGCCCCCCGAGCGCATCGCCGAGGACGACTGGAACGACATGGCCGCGCTCGTGGAGCTGGAGGGGCTCCAGCACGCGACCGCCCAGCGCAAGGTGGACAAGGAGCTCGCCGCGGCGCGGGCGAAGTACATCGAGCTGGGGCTGGATCCTGCGGATTTCGACAAGAAGGTGCCTCCGCCCGTGGAGCAGCCGCCGAAGGATCTGCGGAAGGTGCCCGCCTACCTCGATCGCGTCGAGCTGATCTTCGCCCAGGCCGAGAAGGAGTCGAAGGCGCAGGAGGCCGAGGCGATGGCGCGGGCGCGGGCCCAGTGCGAGGAGATGGGGCTCGACTTCGACAAGCTGCTGGAGGAGCAGAAGGGGGGCGGCGGAGGTCCACCGAAGCTCACGGTCGACAAGGAGCTGGATCACCTTCGTGAGCTGCGCCAGATGGGCCAGAACATCGGCGCCGACACGAGCGCGCTCGACGCGATGCTCGCCGACCCCACCTTCGAGGCGAACCTGCGCCGCGCCGAGAAGCAGCTCCTCGATGGCTACCGGGTGGGTGCGCACTTCTTCCCGCCTGCCGACCTGGCAGACGCGGAGTCGTCGCGGCGTCTGCGAGAGGAGCTGCTCGCCGCCCACGCGCGCGGGGAAAGCCTGGCAGGCCGCGACTTCACGGGGGCGGATCTCTCCGGGGTGGAGCTGTCGGGGGTGAACCTGACCGAGGCGCTGCTGGAGCGGGTGAACCTGTCCGGCGCCAGGCTGCGGGGGGCGAAGCTGCGGGGCGCGGTGCTGACGCGCGCGAACCTGACGGGCGCCGATCTGGAAGACGCGGATCTCCGCAAGGCGAACCTGGGAGGCGCGGATCTCCGGGAGGCCAGGCTCTCCGACGCCGATCTGGTGGAGGCCGTCCTGTACCAGGCCGATCTGCGGGGCGCTGGGTTCCGTGGGGCGATGCTCGATCGCGTGCAGTTGCTGGAGACGAAGCTCACCGGTGTCGATTTCAGCGAGGTGCGCGCGGACGGGGTAATGGCGCTCGAAGTGGATCTGACGGGGGCTCGCTTCGTCGGAGCGCGCTTCGAGAACGGGATGTTCTTGAAGTGCAAGCTGGAGGGCGCCGACTTCACCGGAGCGAGCCTGCCGAAGACGGCGCTGGTCGAGTGCCGCTGCGACCGGGCGACGTTCACCGAGGCGACGCTGGAGTCGACCCGTTTCGCGCTGGGGACGACGTTCGCAGGTGCCGACTTCCGACGGGCGAAGATGAAGCTCACCCTGCTGCGAGGCTGTGAGTTCACGGGCGCCGACTTCACGGAGGCCGTCGCCGACGACTGCGACTTTTCCGAGGCGGTGATGACGGAGGCGCGGCTCTACCACCTGAGTGCGAAGCGCTCTCTCTTCATGCGCACCCGTCTGGAACGAGCGGATCTTCGCGGGGCCAACCTGATGATGGCGATCCTTCAGAAGGCTCGCCTCCACGGGGCCGATCTGCGCGGAGCCAACCTGTTCCGCGCCGACATGGCCAAGGTCCGGGGCGACAACGACACCAATTTCAAGGACGCCTATCTGGTGCAAATCCGCGTGGTGCCCGAGAAAAACCAGCCGAGGCTCTTGCCGTGA
- a CDS encoding DUF4150 domain-containing protein, producing MFANTQMMGVDMGFPDVCLTPPVAVPIPYPNIALGPMTVPAVYNVLMFCAPAHNLFSTVVMTNGDNSGVMLGVASGMVMGPSRRLTGAFTVICGGAPLQRLTSFGIQNSTNCPGVRIVPSQLNTLVLAP from the coding sequence ATGTTCGCGAACACGCAGATGATGGGCGTCGACATGGGGTTCCCCGACGTCTGTTTGACGCCTCCCGTGGCGGTCCCGATCCCCTACCCCAACATCGCGCTGGGTCCGATGACGGTCCCGGCCGTGTACAACGTGCTGATGTTCTGCGCCCCGGCGCACAACCTGTTCTCCACGGTGGTCATGACCAACGGTGACAACAGCGGTGTGATGCTGGGTGTCGCCTCCGGCATGGTGATGGGCCCGTCACGACGGCTCACCGGGGCGTTCACCGTCATCTGTGGCGGCGCGCCGCTGCAACGGCTGACCAGCTTCGGGATCCAGAACAGCACCAACTGCCCTGGCGTGCGTATCGTTCCCAGTCAGCTCAACACGCTCGTCCTCGCGCCCTGA
- a CDS encoding DUF3540 domain-containing protein, whose product MQNLAKKLEPAVEAMQRSGYVVRVEGPTCTIRWENIEYRARRAVSCLVDPELGDRVLFTVIEDGSAWVLAILEREEDTPAAVSLDRDLTIRVPNGRFDVVTSEGVGMTTTGDVSVVSRGVEVTAAVGRLGLDRLTMAARELLAEVSTAKVLAGSIDSVLDRVSQKVKRAYRVVEEMDHLRTKRADWSAEKSLHLHAENAIVSATGVVKVDGEHIHLG is encoded by the coding sequence ATGCAGAACCTGGCGAAGAAGCTCGAGCCGGCGGTCGAGGCAATGCAACGCTCGGGGTACGTCGTGCGCGTCGAGGGACCGACCTGCACGATCCGATGGGAGAACATCGAGTACCGCGCCCGGCGCGCCGTGAGCTGCCTCGTGGACCCCGAACTCGGAGATCGCGTGCTCTTCACGGTCATCGAGGATGGCTCGGCGTGGGTCCTGGCCATCCTGGAGCGCGAAGAGGACACGCCTGCCGCCGTCTCGCTCGATCGTGACCTCACCATCCGGGTGCCGAACGGCCGCTTCGACGTGGTGACGAGCGAAGGCGTGGGGATGACGACGACGGGCGACGTCTCGGTGGTGTCCCGGGGCGTCGAGGTGACGGCCGCAGTCGGGCGGCTGGGCCTCGACAGGTTGACGATGGCGGCTCGCGAGCTTCTGGCCGAGGTCTCGACGGCCAAGGTCCTCGCGGGGAGCATCGACTCGGTGCTCGACCGGGTGAGCCAGAAGGTGAAGCGCGCCTACCGCGTCGTCGAGGAGATGGATCATCTCCGGACGAAGCGCGCTGACTGGAGCGCCGAGAAGAGCCTTCATCTCCACGCCGAGAACGCCATCGTGAGCGCGACGGGCGTGGTGAAGGTGGACGGCGAGCACATCCACCTCGGCTGA